From the genome of Duffyella gerundensis, one region includes:
- the moaB gene encoding molybdenum cofactor biosynthesis protein B — MKAPVEFIPVAVAVLTVSDSRDASDDTSGDYLRAAANEAGHQVVDHAIVKNDLYRIRAIVSRWIASEDVQVVLINGGTGFNRKNTTPEALLPLFDRQIEGFGEVFRMLSWEEIGSSTLQSRAVAGMANGTLIFAMPGSESACHIAWDRIIVDQLDARTKPCHFVSHLKTL; from the coding sequence ATGAAAGCGCCCGTTGAATTTATTCCTGTCGCCGTTGCGGTGCTGACCGTTTCCGACAGTCGCGATGCCAGTGATGACACCTCCGGCGATTACCTGCGTGCAGCGGCGAACGAAGCGGGTCATCAGGTGGTGGATCATGCGATCGTCAAAAACGATCTCTACCGCATTCGCGCCATCGTCTCTCGCTGGATCGCCAGTGAGGATGTGCAGGTGGTGCTGATTAACGGCGGCACCGGTTTTAACCGAAAAAACACCACGCCAGAGGCGCTTTTGCCGCTGTTCGATCGGCAGATTGAGGGGTTTGGCGAAGTGTTCCGCATGCTCTCCTGGGAGGAGATCGGCAGCAGCACGTTGCAATCACGCGCGGTGGCTGGCATGGCTAACGGCACGTTGATTTTCGCTATGCCCGGCTCGGAAAGCGCCTGCCATATCGCCTGGGATCGCATCATTGTCGATCAGCTCGATGCCCGCACTAAACCCTGTCACTTTGTTTCGCATTTGAAGACGCTATAA
- the moaC gene encoding cyclic pyranopterin monophosphate synthase MoaC: protein MSQFTHINASGEAHMVDVSTKAETVREARAEAFVVMAPATLTMILQGSHHKGDVFATARIAGIQAAKRTWELIPLCHPLMLSKVEIALQAEPEKNRVRIESLCRLTGKTGVEMEALTAASVAALTIYDMCKAVQKDITIEQLRLVSKSGGKSGDFQAVPHD from the coding sequence ATGTCGCAATTTACCCATATTAACGCCTCGGGCGAGGCGCACATGGTGGATGTATCCACCAAAGCAGAAACGGTACGCGAAGCGCGTGCCGAGGCGTTTGTTGTCATGGCGCCTGCCACGCTGACGATGATCCTGCAAGGCAGTCACCATAAAGGCGACGTCTTTGCCACCGCGCGTATTGCCGGTATTCAGGCGGCCAAACGTACTTGGGAACTGATTCCGTTATGCCATCCGCTGATGCTCAGCAAAGTGGAGATCGCGTTGCAGGCTGAGCCAGAGAAAAATCGCGTGCGCATTGAATCGCTATGTCGACTGACCGGCAAAACCGGCGTTGAGATGGAAGCATTAACCGCCGCCTCGGTGGCAGCGTTAACCATCTATGACATGTGCAAAGCGGTGCAGAAAGATATCACCATTGAACAGCTGCGGCTGGTGAGTAAAAGCGGCGGCAAATCAGGTGATTTCCAGGCGGTGCCTCATGATTAA
- the moaD gene encoding molybdopterin synthase sulfur carrier subunit, which produces MIKVLFFAQVRELTGTASLTVPAEYATVAELRTALAARGDRWALALDAGKLLAAVNQTLVSPDHAIRAGDEVAFFPPVTGG; this is translated from the coding sequence ATGATTAAGGTGCTGTTTTTTGCGCAGGTGCGTGAACTGACCGGCACCGCCAGCCTGACGGTGCCAGCGGAATATGCCACCGTGGCCGAGTTGCGCACGGCGCTGGCCGCCCGTGGCGATCGTTGGGCGCTGGCGCTCGATGCAGGCAAGCTGCTGGCGGCGGTAAACCAGACGCTGGTGTCGCCCGACCACGCTATTCGTGCGGGCGATGAGGTGGCGTTTTTCCCACCGGTGACCGGAGGCTGA
- the moaE gene encoding molybdopterin synthase catalytic subunit MoaE — MQTRIRVEQATFAMAEEYHWLAADDEDGAVVTFTGKVRNHNLGDDVAALSLEHYPGMTEKALAEIVDTARGRWPLGRVTVIHRVGEMFPGDEIVLVGVSSAHRGDAFAAAEFIMDYLKTRAPFWKREKTPEGERWVDARDSDQQAAARWA, encoded by the coding sequence ATGCAAACGCGGATTCGGGTCGAGCAGGCTACTTTTGCCATGGCGGAGGAGTATCACTGGCTGGCGGCCGATGATGAAGATGGCGCCGTGGTGACCTTCACCGGCAAGGTGCGTAATCATAATCTCGGCGATGACGTTGCGGCGCTGTCGCTGGAGCACTACCCCGGCATGACCGAAAAGGCGCTGGCGGAGATTGTCGACACCGCCCGTGGCCGCTGGCCGCTGGGTCGCGTCACGGTGATCCACCGCGTCGGCGAGATGTTTCCCGGCGATGAGATTGTACTGGTTGGCGTCAGCAGCGCGCACCGCGGCGACGCCTTTGCCGCCGCTGAATTTATTATGGATTATCTGAAGACCCGCGCGCCGTTCTGGAAGCGGGAAAAAACGCCGGAAGGTGAACGCTGGGTGGACGCCCGCGACAGCGACCAGCAGGCCGCTGCGCGCTGGGCGTAA
- a CDS encoding OBAP family protein, whose protein sequence is MRTLCLTAALALLLSGCGANNTPAQVNTPGAPTSAKMKTLATGATLMQSRPPIDAISTYLDGFHFYSGDKNGQMEAHHYVTVLNDDVMQALIYDGNTADARLMGVEYIISERLYKTLPDDEKKLWHSHQYEVKSGTLIAPGLPDVADKALMKKIVNTYGKTWHTWHTDRDKTLPLGVPALMMGFTADGQLDPRLLADRDKRFKVDSKAIKAQRADIIAHPPVKGANAWQDGETYQLQRVKGAGEQKRGSTGFGPAEQLSGDGHQH, encoded by the coding sequence ATGCGAACGCTATGTCTTACCGCGGCGCTGGCACTTCTGCTCAGCGGCTGCGGCGCCAACAACACGCCGGCACAGGTCAACACGCCCGGTGCGCCGACCTCAGCCAAAATGAAAACCCTTGCCACCGGCGCGACGCTGATGCAGTCACGTCCGCCGATTGATGCCATCAGCACCTATCTCGACGGTTTTCATTTTTACAGCGGCGATAAAAATGGCCAGATGGAAGCGCACCATTACGTCACCGTGTTGAATGACGATGTGATGCAGGCGCTAATCTATGACGGCAATACCGCCGACGCGCGCTTAATGGGCGTGGAATACATTATCAGCGAGCGGCTCTATAAAACGCTGCCGGACGATGAGAAAAAGCTGTGGCACAGCCATCAGTATGAGGTGAAATCGGGCACGCTGATCGCGCCTGGCCTGCCGGATGTCGCTGATAAAGCGCTGATGAAAAAAATCGTCAACACCTACGGCAAAACCTGGCACACCTGGCACACCGATCGCGACAAAACGCTGCCGCTGGGCGTACCGGCCTTGATGATGGGCTTTACCGCCGACGGTCAACTCGATCCGCGTCTGTTAGCGGACCGCGATAAGCGCTTCAAGGTCGACAGCAAGGCGATCAAGGCACAGCGTGCCGATATTATTGCGCATCCGCCGGTGAAAGGCGCTAACGCCTGGCAGGATGGCGAAACTTACCAGCTACAGCGCGTGAAAGGCGCAGGCGAACAGAAACGGGGCAGCACCGGCTTTGGCCCGGCCGAGCAGCTTTCCGGCGACGGCCACCAGCACTGA
- a CDS encoding DUF1615 domain-containing protein, which yields MSLTTIKRLAAVSTVLLLAACSSSKKTPEAPARQPQDVKAQIEKLLPAKVSDKAGWATDIYTAFRTQQLDASTSNICAVIAVADQESGMNAESSVPGLGKIAWGEINRRAAKLHIPAFLVRTALQIPSSNGKSYADRLDKVRNEKELSEIFDDFINMVPMGQTLFGNLNPVHTGGPMQVSIAFAEAHAAGYPWPVDGSIRREVFSRRGGVWFGTKHLLGYPVDYSAPLYRFADFNAGWYASRNAAFQAAVARATGMDLALDGDLILYDSDKPGTTELAVRTLAKQLDMSQSEIRRDLQQGDSEKFSRTTLYKQVYLLADKMAGRKLPREMLPGIKLKSPKITRNLTTAWFAQRVDGRYQQCMQRR from the coding sequence ATGTCATTGACCACCATAAAACGCCTTGCCGCCGTGTCCACGGTGTTGCTGCTTGCCGCCTGTAGCAGCAGTAAAAAAACGCCGGAGGCGCCCGCACGTCAGCCGCAGGATGTGAAGGCGCAGATCGAAAAGCTGCTGCCGGCAAAAGTCAGCGATAAAGCGGGCTGGGCGACCGATATCTATACCGCATTCCGTACGCAGCAGCTGGATGCCAGCACCAGCAATATCTGTGCGGTGATTGCGGTGGCCGATCAGGAATCGGGCATGAATGCGGAATCTTCCGTGCCGGGTCTGGGGAAAATTGCCTGGGGCGAGATTAACCGCCGTGCGGCAAAGCTGCATATTCCGGCGTTTCTGGTGCGTACCGCGCTGCAGATCCCTTCGTCAAACGGCAAAAGTTACGCTGATCGCCTCGATAAAGTGCGCAATGAGAAAGAGCTGAGCGAAATTTTTGATGACTTTATCAATATGGTGCCGATGGGTCAGACGCTGTTTGGCAACCTGAATCCGGTGCATACCGGCGGGCCGATGCAGGTCAGCATCGCCTTTGCCGAGGCGCACGCTGCGGGCTACCCGTGGCCGGTCGACGGTTCCATTCGTCGCGAGGTATTCAGCCGTCGCGGTGGCGTCTGGTTTGGTACCAAACATCTGCTGGGTTATCCGGTGGACTACAGCGCGCCGCTCTATCGCTTTGCCGATTTCAACGCTGGCTGGTACGCCAGCCGCAATGCGGCGTTCCAGGCTGCGGTTGCCAGAGCAACCGGCATGGATTTAGCGCTGGATGGCGACCTGATCCTTTATGACAGTGATAAACCCGGCACCACTGAGCTGGCGGTGCGCACGCTGGCGAAGCAGCTGGATATGAGCCAGAGTGAAATTCGTCGCGATCTGCAGCAGGGCGACAGCGAAAAGTTCAGCCGCACCACGCTTTACAAGCAGGTTTATCTGCTGGCTGATAAAATGGCTGGCCGTAAGCTGCCGCGAGAAATGCTGCCCGGCATCAAGCTGAAGAGCCCGAAAATCACCCGAAATTTGACCACCGCCTGGTTCGCCCAGCGTGTTGATGGCCGTTATCAACAGTGCATGCAGCGACGTTAA
- a CDS encoding Bax inhibitor-1 family protein has translation MDRYPRSNGSVASQASAGLQTYMAQVYGWMTCGLLLTAFVAWFAARTPAVMELVFASRVTFFGLIIAQLALVFVLSGLVHKLSGATATALFMLYSALTGVTMASIFLVYTYSSIASTFVVTGGMFGVMSFYGYTTKRDLSRMGSLLFMALIGIVLASLVNIWLKSTPLMWAITYIGVLVFVGLTAYDTQKLKNIGEGIDVDDRENLRRYSILGALTLYLDFINLFLMLLRIFGNRR, from the coding sequence ATGGATCGATATCCACGTTCAAATGGTTCCGTTGCTTCACAGGCCAGTGCCGGTCTGCAAACTTATATGGCCCAGGTTTATGGCTGGATGACCTGCGGCCTGCTGCTTACCGCGTTTGTTGCCTGGTTTGCCGCCCGCACGCCAGCGGTTATGGAGCTGGTGTTTGCCAGCCGAGTGACCTTTTTTGGGCTGATTATTGCTCAGCTGGCGCTGGTTTTTGTGCTTTCCGGGCTGGTGCATAAGCTCAGCGGCGCCACCGCGACCGCCTTGTTTATGCTCTATTCAGCGCTGACCGGCGTCACCATGGCGAGCATCTTTCTCGTCTACACCTATTCGTCGATTGCCAGCACCTTTGTGGTCACCGGCGGAATGTTCGGCGTGATGAGCTTTTATGGCTATACCACCAAACGCGATCTGAGCCGCATGGGCAGCCTGCTGTTTATGGCGTTGATCGGCATCGTGCTGGCGTCGCTGGTGAACATCTGGCTGAAAAGCACGCCGCTGATGTGGGCGATTACCTATATCGGCGTACTGGTGTTTGTTGGTCTGACCGCGTATGACACGCAGAAGCTGAAGAACATTGGGGAAGGCATCGACGTTGACGACCGCGAGAATCTGCGTCGTTACTCGATTCTGGGTGCGCTGACGCTTTATCTCGACTTCATCAACCTGTTCCTGATGCTGCTGCGCATTTTTGGCAACCGCCGCTAA
- a CDS encoding lysylphosphatidylglycerol synthase domain-containing protein translates to MAKTHSKWRVAKKILTWLFFIAVVVLLVVYARKVNWEDVYNVVINYNRFAILSAVGLVIVSYLTYGIYDLIGRAYCGHKLAKSQVMLVSFICYAFNLTLSTWVGGVAMRYRLYSRLGLPGSTITRIFSLSIATNWLGYILLAGVVFSAGMVPIPPGWFVGEGTLRLIGILLLISVVVYLGFCAFSKRRRWTIKGQKLALPSLRMALFQYAVSSANWLVMGTIIWLLLGQKVDYPIVLGVLLISSIAGVIIHIPAGIGVLEAVFLALLSGQNVSHGTIIAALLAYRVLYFILPLLLALILYLWLESRAKHLRQHNERKMEQSQ, encoded by the coding sequence ATGGCAAAGACACATTCGAAATGGCGAGTGGCCAAAAAAATTCTGACCTGGCTCTTTTTTATCGCGGTTGTCGTGCTGCTGGTGGTCTACGCCCGCAAGGTAAACTGGGAAGACGTGTATAACGTCGTCATCAACTATAACCGCTTTGCCATTCTCAGCGCCGTTGGGTTGGTGATCGTCAGCTATCTTACCTACGGCATTTATGACCTGATTGGCCGCGCCTACTGTGGCCACAAGCTGGCAAAAAGTCAGGTCATGCTGGTGTCGTTTATCTGTTATGCCTTTAACCTGACGCTAAGCACCTGGGTGGGCGGCGTCGCCATGCGCTATCGTCTCTATTCGCGGCTGGGGCTGCCGGGCAGCACCATTACGCGCATCTTCTCACTGAGTATTGCTACCAACTGGCTGGGGTACATTCTGCTGGCGGGCGTGGTGTTCAGCGCCGGCATGGTGCCGATTCCACCGGGTTGGTTTGTGGGTGAAGGCACGCTGCGCCTGATCGGTATCCTGCTGCTGATTTCCGTGGTGGTGTATCTCGGTTTCTGCGCCTTTTCCAAACGCCGTCGCTGGACCATCAAGGGGCAAAAGCTCGCACTGCCGTCACTGCGCATGGCGCTGTTTCAGTATGCAGTCTCCAGCGCCAACTGGCTGGTGATGGGCACGATTATTTGGCTGCTGCTGGGCCAGAAGGTGGACTATCCGATCGTGCTGGGCGTGCTGCTGATCAGCAGTATTGCGGGCGTGATTATTCATATTCCTGCCGGTATTGGCGTACTGGAAGCGGTCTTTCTGGCGCTGCTCAGCGGCCAGAATGTCTCTCATGGCACCATTATCGCTGCACTGCTCGCCTACCGCGTGCTCTACTTCATTCTGCCGCTGCTGCTGGCGTTGATCCTTTATCTCTGGCTGGAGAGTCGGGCGAAGCATTTGCGACAGCATAATGAGCGGAAAATGGAGCAGTCGCAGTAA
- the clsB gene encoding cardiolipin synthase ClsB: MSSEWRDGNRIVLLENGEEFFPRVFEAIRRAQQFLLLETFILFEDDVGNALHEVVLDAAKRGVKVEIMVDGYGSPDLSPEFVNSLTSAGVRFVYYDPRPLVMGMRTNVFRRLHRKIVAIDGDIAFVGGINFSAEHNISFGPEAKQDYAIEVKGPIVDDITRYVQDAMGSEQITRRWRYHRHHRPARNSTPGDAQALFVWRDNDEHRDDIEQHYLDMLHEAKTSVTIANAYFFPGYRMLREMRNAAQRGVTVRLVVQGEPDMPIVKVGAELLYNYLVEGGVEVYEYIRRPLHGKVAVMDSHWATVGSSNLDPLSLSLNLEANLIIHDSDFNQRLSSNLDRLIAEDCVRVDEAKLPKRNWWQLTRGVLVFHFLRHFPAIAGWLPAHTPKLAQVDPPVQPEMETQDRVTPNNEGAKP, translated from the coding sequence CTCGAAAACGGCGAGGAATTTTTCCCGCGCGTGTTTGAAGCTATCCGTCGGGCTCAGCAGTTCCTGCTGCTGGAGACCTTTATCCTGTTTGAAGATGACGTCGGCAATGCGCTGCATGAGGTTGTACTGGATGCGGCGAAGCGCGGCGTGAAAGTTGAAATAATGGTCGATGGCTACGGTTCGCCCGATCTCTCGCCTGAGTTCGTCAACAGCCTGACCTCCGCTGGCGTGCGCTTTGTCTATTACGATCCGCGGCCGCTGGTGATGGGCATGCGCACTAACGTCTTCCGACGTCTGCACCGCAAAATCGTGGCGATCGATGGTGATATCGCCTTTGTCGGCGGCATTAACTTCTCGGCCGAGCACAACATCAGTTTTGGCCCCGAGGCAAAACAGGATTACGCCATTGAGGTCAAAGGCCCGATTGTCGATGACATCACGCGTTACGTGCAGGATGCGATGGGCAGCGAACAGATTACGCGGCGCTGGCGCTATCATCGTCACCATCGGCCCGCGCGCAACAGCACGCCGGGCGATGCGCAGGCGCTGTTTGTCTGGCGCGATAACGATGAGCATCGCGACGACATTGAGCAGCATTATCTCGATATGCTGCACGAAGCGAAAACCTCAGTCACCATCGCTAACGCCTATTTTTTCCCCGGCTACCGCATGCTGCGTGAAATGCGCAATGCCGCACAGCGCGGCGTCACTGTGCGTCTGGTGGTACAGGGCGAACCGGATATGCCGATTGTCAAAGTCGGCGCCGAGCTGCTTTATAACTATCTGGTTGAAGGCGGTGTGGAAGTGTATGAATACATTCGCCGTCCGCTGCACGGCAAGGTGGCGGTCATGGATAGCCACTGGGCAACGGTGGGATCCAGCAACCTCGATCCGCTGAGCCTGTCGCTCAACCTTGAAGCTAACCTGATTATTCACGACAGCGATTTTAACCAGCGTCTGAGCAGCAACCTCGATCGGCTGATTGCAGAAGATTGCGTGCGCGTCGATGAAGCAAAACTGCCGAAGCGTAACTGGTGGCAACTGACGCGCGGCGTGCTGGTATTCCACTTTCTGCGCCATTTCCCGGCGATTGCCGGCTGGCTGCCGGCGCATACGCCGAAGCTGGCGCAGGTCGATCCGCCGGTGCAGCCCGAAATGGAAACCCAGGATCGCGTGACCCCAAATAACGAAGGAGCCAAACCCTGA